atctcatggaagtaaaaaaaaaatagacaaacATATCAAGATCATCAACGGAAGTAGAATACCGTAcgatggccaatacttgtttggagatagtttgatTGCGATCTattgcaggatttaaaggtgccatgtaacttgccagctcaacttttctgtgacaatccagcggcattacatatagcaaCAAACCCAGCATTTCATGAATatacaaaacacattgagatagaccGTCACATTGTGCGAGAAGGAAGAGAAACCAGGCTCCAACGGAAGTCGGAAAACAACTCTTTCTTTCATGTCTTTTCCATAAGTTTTATTTACATAATACACTATTTCAAAAAAACTTTAACATGAAGAGTACGCTTAATCCACATTCTCAGCCCACGTCCATTGGATCCTTCCCAACATCGTTTGACTGATTCTCTACAACGTCAACTTCGATTCTCTACAACGTCAACTTCTTCTTCCAATTCTTGAATAAGAAGGCGTGGTTAAAAAGAGTAATGTTTAATACATGTCTTAATTGTGATAAAATTACTTTCTATTCCTGCATAAAGATTAAAttaaaccaaaagaaaaaaaatataaaacacaaagaaaaaaaaaatataaagaaagaagACGAAAAGAATACCAATGATTGACGACAAAAACTACTTTCTTGAAtgaaagtttttaaaatatataaactttttCTTTATATCCTTGTAACCCATTATTCTCTCTCTGCTTATCACGCTCCCTGTTGAGCCTATACCAtgcattacaaaaaaaaaatattgaaacatTATTAATGTGATGACATAAGCATCAAATATTTCTAAAGAAAATGtcaaaatctttttaaaattctGAATTCTTTGACTGGAATTAAAGAAAATGTTAAGAAATCGTATAAAAAACTTTCATGAAGATATGTGAAGACGAAAGGTGGGGAAAtggagaagaaaataaaatattaggaAAATAATAATACCGACGGGACCGATGTGAGGTGAGAAGAGCGACGACGACGGACGTTAGGTAAGAAGACCACCAACGGAGTGAGAAGTAGAAGCAAAGGTGAGTCGGTCACCGATACGAAAGCAGTGAGGAAGAAGAGTGAGCaaagaaaaagtaaaacttCAATAAAAACGAAAAAGTGGACGTCACGTCACGTTAGACTTTCTTAGAAGATTAGCAAACTTTGTAAAGACTGAACCATTTTAAATAgttttagaaatttaattttcacttgtatttttatttaaatacatttacTTCTAAAGTCACTctaaatgaatttttattttgtaaattattgGTGGAGTAATTTTTTTACAGTTAATTCATACATATCATAAAAGGTATATTTTCAAGTGTGACTTTAAGAGATGCATTTGAGACTCACGTGGTATTCAAATATTTGAACAAGAATGAAGTCATGGAATAATTGAGTATAACTTGGAAGGATATGAATGACTTCAAAGGTATATACATAAGAAAAGGATGAGATCTATTGACAATAGAAgtactctttttttttgttgggATGAATGCTACTCAAAGAAGTGAAAGTATTTGATAACATGTTTTGTTTTAGTTATTGTCttttctattttagttcctatttttattttagttattgtttgtttttattctagttactgtttttattctaaactattattttttgtaaataagCAGCCCATACCTTTTTGTACCGCTCCATGGACTATACTCTGTACTCTCAAATTAATGAATCAATAATTATATTCTCTTTGTTACTTATTCGTTGTTGTGCATTTTATCACTATGATAGGGTTTTCATACCCCTTCTCTTTCACACTGTGTCGTTCACAATTGCATGATCACTGCTCATCGTCTTCCTTCAAGAAGCATTACTTTGCCTTTATCTTATTCTAAAAGTATTAATgtgtttttattcttttgtgCATTCAATAATAACCCTTCAAGAATTCATGGTTAAGTTTGAAAAGGTTGTTAATAGTCAATTGGAGGCAGAAAGAATGAAAGATTATGAATCTAgcacaaattttatatttttagtatagATCCAAACTTGGGCACCATCATGTATATACAaggaatatttaaaaaaaaaattcaatatgaGCTTAGGAAGATCAATTACCTtactaaaaaaaacataaaagtcAATGAGCTTATGTCTACCAAGTGTCTAGTTGTTATGATGTTTGTGATATATTTATTCTTGATATAAATTTGAACTTAAAGATTTCTAAATGTGATGGTcaactttataattttatgGGAATATTATACAGTGACATATTGAtaatttttcaagaaaaaaagattATTGAAATtcctaattaatttatttaaggaTGCAAACAAAGGTCTTGAAGACatttatattgaaaataattCATCCACCACACCTAGATTTGTAAGAAGAATACAGCACAACAACAAGCAAACATACTAGTTGATTTTGTTAAAGAattagaataagaaaaaaatatataagttcaatattttaaaattggtcAAGAATCACATTAGATTCTGGAAGATCCACCTATATCATAAacaaaggaaagaagaaaagaatggAGAAACAGTGATTTAAAATGGTAGATTTAAGAGTGGTCTTGAAATATCACTTAATAAGTCattaataaaaagaagaaacatGTCATAAACATGGAGACCACATTAATAATAGGGCGtggaagaaaaaaatgatttaattttttaaaattttattattacacTTATTTTGATTACCCATGtaataatatgtaaataaaattatttttctcatcGTTCATAAAATATACGCGGTTTACTTGAGTTAATAGTTTATTGTAAAATTGTGACCAAATACTGGAGTgaattgaattatttattacAGAATAGCATCaaaatatattagaaaattTTGAGATACAAATGAATGAAAATAAAAGGGAATGAATACAAGGAAAAAAAACCATAGAGGTAAGAGGAGGGAAAATTGTTCTTTccatctttatttttaaatatatatatatatatatatataaaataaaatatgaaaacttacttctctcctttttttctatctttttctttatttcttccatggttcttttcatttctttcttcttccgtGATTATCCTTTACTCCATCTTAAtatctttcttctctttctttactcactctttattttttaacaatattaatttaaaatgtattaaatcttatattttttaatcattaagtgtttttaagatattaaatattgaaaaaaaaaatgttatagtaaaaattaaattatccttttcaaattaagaatttaaaatttaaaaatgagttatttatctaaaaatattcaaaataaaaaataattcaataatctaaattttaattcactacaagaaaatcatgaaatagaaaccaatttctagagaccaaaataaataattagttgcaatagtaactaaattagagaccattttaaaaactaaaaaacaaattggtttctaaattagtttatattattgttaaatagtttctaaattgatgtctaattagcaaccaaggttttaactatcaattatttagtttctaaattttgttagcaaaaacattggttgctaattagataccaatttagaaactatttaacaataataaaaactaatttagaaactatttttttttagtttctaaaatagtctctaatttagttactattgcaactaattattttggtctttaaaatttggtttctatttcatgattttcttgtagtgatgttTAAGAtccttttaaattttgttattgaAGTACAACTTAAAaggtaattaaataataatgccTTAAGTTAGACTAAACTAGTGGGATGCCACATATGTATATTGATTTAtcatttcaaataataattgtGTATTTTATTTATGGGATTATAATGAAATTTGGTTcaacaaataaagaaacaaatatgctattcactaaagcaagaaaacattattttgcatttcatcttcaaaataTGATTGAtctgaaaattattttagaataattttttatttaaactccCTCTATCGATTTTCATGTAATGATTCTTAACTGAAGTAGGTTttgaagaaataatattttattgttctaACGTTACAAGAAATAATGATAATAGAGTCCCCAAAAGAGAGACACAAAGAGTAAAAAAGAGACTCTATATGGGACTAGTGTGGACTTAGCGTCCCAATAGAAATGGAAGCTAATATTTTGGTGGCTATGCATTAGAGACGACCTCCAATGGGACACAAATTTACAAGGTAATGTTGGCTAAGCctacataaagaaaaaatacattatttaacTATAACGTAGGTTTAGGGGACACTAAAATggctataaaattaaataattattaagaagtggactttaagtcttttcacctacttatatattgtcgatgtgagactatatattatggctGGTTCGATAACAAACCAATAGCatgtggcctgataagcccaacaaacaatcGTTAGGATAGGCttaaaatgactctgataccatattaagaagtgaactttaagcctaactcaaccttataaaattagcttataaggtgaagtttacacccacttatatactataaaatgtcctaatatctagtcgatgtgggatcttcaacaataattaaacttagcGTCGCCATTGAGAACACTACATGAGATAACAAATGAGAGTAAATTGTCGTCATTGGAGACACTACCTGAGAAACAAATATTAGTGTCGCCTAGACCTTCgctacatttaataaaatattaacttgtATCCACTTTGTGTCCACATTCTCGACATAGTATCATCATGCAACTTATTTTTTGATTGCATCTACTTTGTGTCCACATTCTAAacgctaacttattattattttaataatttttaacttgcatCCACTTTGTATCCACATTCTAGACACaaattattttgtcactttttcATTATATCTACTTTTTGTCCTCATTCTAGATGCTAacgctaacttattattattttaataatttttagtgtgaGTTAAATGTCTCCATTGTGAACACAATGtttgacatttatttttgtgGCCAACTTGAGTAGACTTCACTCTTTGTTGGAagctaaaattgatttttcttgtagtaggtctcaaaaactaataaaaacgAGTGATTATTTCTCCAAATTAAGAAAACACACTTGAAAAAGGCATTTAAAATTTCACAACCGGGCTATCAATATTTAGTTTTTGCAAAATTTTAATCTCTCTTATTTACAATATGTAACCTTGTTTAatgttacaaattttaaattacccTCTTCTTCTTGATTACAATTATTGTTGCATGGCTGTTTTTGTACTTTAAAGTTTCTTGTCATGTCATGACTCTGTGTCATTTTGTTATGCTTTAATAAGGGAAAGAATTAAAGAATGTGAGGTAGATATGGTAGGTTTGTGGTGCACTAAAATAAAACATGAAAGGATGATATAAAGTATTTCAATTTAATTGATCACACTTTCCACAGCAAAAGGAAAGCAATCTCAAGACAGTGGAGGGGGAGATGAATGATGGATTATATCATGAGAATCCTGATCATTATGATCATTTTCATAACTTGGAAATGATGCATTTGCTTGAGTCCTTGACTCATGATCAAGATAAGAGAGACAAATATCTTTAGTCCCTGAGGAGCTTCCTTCCTCACTGATTGAGGCACGATCGTTTCCATAGATAAAAGAACTAATTGATGTTGGTGATGTTGCAGTAAGGAGTGCAGAAGAATAGCTTTGTCTCCCCTTCACTCTTCTCTGCCATTTAGAGAGTGATTTTCTCACATTTTCAGAGACCACGGTCTTTTTGAACCTTGAGCCCATCTGCATTCACGTAACAAAGTATTTATTGAAAAGAGTATTAATACACTACCCCAAGAGTGTTTTGATAGCATTTCTCAGCATGATTAAATGTAAGGTTCAGCAGTGCAGGCTACAAAACGATTTTTTTTAACTCCAACAAAAAGAGCAAGAACTTGACCTGTGTGATGATAACGTAGAGAGGGAACGTTATAAAGCTGCACCAGACTTGGGAGATGACCCTGTGGCAACCAAAGAGCAAAAGTGCATACTAATTTTGGTGAATTTGTGTTTCAATTTAATCTGTGAAAAGAGTAAGAACAATGATAAAAAGCAAAGCATACCCGAATGACAAGCGAATCACAATAAAGGTTCGGTTGTTCATGAAGCAAGAAGGATCTTTAATTTCCCACTGAACCCAAAATAAAGGCAAGAATTAAAGATTATGCAAGTATACCATTTTTGCCAAACCAAAGAAAAAACTATGGCAATATGGTTAGTCCATAAAGCTACAAACCGAGATGTGGCAGCATGGAAAGGTGTTGGAGAACTAACATACTTATGGTACACTATCTACTACATAGAGGCCATAACTATGTATTGCAATATGAAAACAATGTTAGTTTCTCACCAGAGACCATAGGAATGTAGCCATTTCAAATGCATTCTGAAAGATAACAACAGGAATAAGGAAATTAAGTGTATCAGCAATGAAAAAGCTAAATGGAAGAACAATAATACTTACCAAGAAGGAAATCAATTGAATTAACCGTAATAGGAACCTGGGCTTTCCAAACCAAAAGAGCTCATCTCTTAAGTTAAATTGGTTAGGTTTCATATCTGGGCAACGATTTATTATTTCAACAGCCAACTTTACTACCACTCGATGCAATTTAGTACCAATAATGAGGATCAACTAGAATGCAAgacaataaaacaaaaataattagtgaaATCTAACTACTAGTATATGGTAAGAGGAAAAGCCTTAGCAAACAATTTCAGGACTTACAACTGCTGGAACGAAGGAAAGCCAAAAGTAAAAGTTGCTACCTGAATGAAGATTATGAAGTTTAGTTTCGAACTAGGTCACCAAAAAACTAGcataatatttcaaaaacatAAGACTATGCCAATGTTAAGCAAGACCATAAACATGCTTAACAGTCTAAAATAAAGTAATACTTTTCATCGTCACAAGACCCTGCAATATGGCAAATGTTATCAGTTATCACCAAATTATCATGTAATTGCACGAACATCTTTATAGAGTAGTAGTTATTAACGATATGATTTCTGGTGATAGCTCTCTCTTACTGAGTTTTTTGTCCTAAttcaaggaagaaaaatgtttacccaaatagacaaaaaaaaattatgttgcTTATGATTTCTGCATGTCACTCTTTCTCACAATAAAAGAACATCTACTCTTACATTTTCGCTCAGAAGGGTTGTTCACGCCATCAACTAAAGTTCTATCGTCTATACAATATGATTTATCGAATTGGTACTGTTTCAGACATTTTGAGTATCCGTTAGCTGAATTCACCAAGTTATCTGAGCAACATACTTTTAAGCTAAAGCTTACCGTGAAAATTTAGGAAAATACAGCAGATTGCATATACCCAGAGAAGTACACTGCAAAACAAGTCCAGAAATTGTCAAATTTGTTTCACGAACCAGAACAACATAGAACACAAAgaaattttttacaaaatatagctaatcatagaaaaaaaatcctatatTAAGCTATTCCTCCTAAAAATCTAATTAGTATGACAGTAGAAAatttaataagataaaaaaaaaataagccaCTAAATTCATCTGAATAAAGAAGCAGTACCTAACACCAACTATGTCACGAAATTCTTCATCCATGCTTCGAAGCATATAGTTGTGGAAATCGTATGTTGTGGGAAGATCATGGTTCTATAGAACACcataagaaagaagaaaaggaagaaaatattAGCTAGTAAACTTAAAATGTCATCTTCAGTTATTCATTTCCCACCTTTTTTTTTTGcacaatgagaaaaaaaaaaggggaaaaaaggTAATACCGGTTCACTCATGAGTCATGCATGACTAATTAACTTTCCTTTCTTTGTTTTATGTGATTGTAAAGCAACCTATAACACGTactaaaggaaaaaaaaaatcaatatcgCAATTAATTTTCTCCATCAACTTGGTGTTGTTATTCATTGAATTCAAAACTATGGACTTATGGCTTATCtaaacttttttatttgatCGAAGATACTGTTATGCTGTAACAAAAAATTTACTCACAGTAATGAAGCCTAAGCGCAATGCCATGTAATCAGCTCGATGAATGGAACTCCAAAATTGGCGGCTGAAGCATAGCTGCAATACAGGTTCATCAGTATTCTAAGAAGCCAAGGAAATTGCTACTGAAAGTGTCAAAAACCTatacaagaagaaaaaacacATTTCATTTTGCTGGCATGCTGCTTCTGAAAAGTAATGCAGGAGACAAATTATGGCAACTAGCAAACAAGCAGCACATTGACACACTTCTCTTATTGGAAACAATCATTACTGAACATGTTCGGCAGAAAGAAATTTTAATTGAGCAGGTACTATAGTTGACAAACTATAGTTTGACCTAAAACAGAAGTATAGTTGGACCGATTTTTTCCTTTTGGAATTAagatataattaatgaaatcgATCCATTCCATCAACTTTTAGTTCAAACAATGaaataagaacaaaatgtaGTATTAAAGCACGAGTAGATTCAAAATTTCTTGCAGATGCAAAACTTCTTACATTTTCAAAATATCTTATTGCCTAATGAGAGTAATAAGACAGAACAAAATGACTGTATAGAGTACCAGCCAAACAAGAATTTTGTGATGACTCCAAGGATGGGATGTATGGTGAAAGATGAATGTATTAAGCCGCCTCAATCTTATGCTTGATGTACTTTGTGAAGTATCTAAACTAAGACAATTTGATCAAAAGGGATTATTATGGTAAGTATATCAAGCTTATGTGTTGCAAAATAATTCTCGTCTCATTGCAAATTTGCAATTATCAGATGCTTAGAAGTCAGAACCTTGAATGCTTTGTACAGCAATAGTCTTTGCTTCGTTTTCCCATGTTCTCCAGCTATATATCTGAATATACTCTAAAATAAGATAATCAGTGCTTAGCCAACAAAATTAGAATAGGAAGAAGGTTTGTTCATGAC
The sequence above is a segment of the Phaseolus vulgaris cultivar G19833 chromosome 2, P. vulgaris v2.0, whole genome shotgun sequence genome. Coding sequences within it:
- the LOC137810953 gene encoding MLO-like protein 4 isoform X2, producing MGKENGEGRSLAETPTYAVATVIAVLVSLSFLFQGTLKKLVKWLDRTKRKSLLSALEKIKEELMLFGLLSLLMGHWIIFVAKICVKSSVLSSRFFPCALEKNSVKDVVWLSSEYSNRTVVKGQVNNGLRNYCPEGRESLASYESLEQLHRFVFVLGITHVTYSFLAVALALIKIYSWRTWENEAKTIAVQSIQDTSQSTSSIRLRRLNTFIFHHTSHPWSHHKILVWLLCFSRQFWSSIHRADYMALRLGFITNHDLPTTYDFHNYMLRSMDEEFRDIVGVSVLLWVYAICCIFLNFHGSNFYFWLSFVPAVLILIIGTKLHRVVVKLAVEIINRCPDMKPNQFNLRDELFWFGKPRFLLRLIQLISFLNAFEMATFLWSLWEIKDPSCFMNNRTFIVIRLSFGVISQVWCSFITFPLYVIITQMGSRFKKTVVSENVRKSLSKWQRRVKGRQSYSSALLTATSPTSISSFIYGNDRASISEEGSSSGTKDICLSYLDHESRTQANASFPSYENDHNDQDSHDIIHHSSPPPLS
- the LOC137810953 gene encoding MLO-like protein 4 isoform X1; translation: MGKENGEGRSLAETPTYAVATVIAVLVSLSFLFQGTLKKLVKWLDRTKRKSLLSALEKIKEELMLFGLLSLLMGHWIIFVAKICVKSSVLSSRFFPCALEKNSVKDVVWLSSEYSNRTVVKGQVNNGLRNYCPEGRESLASYESLEQLHRFVFVLGITHVTYSFLAVALALIKIYSWRTWENEAKTIAVQSIQDTSQSTSSIRLRRLNTFIFHHTSHPWSHHKILVWLLCFSRQFWSSIHRADYMALRLGFITNHDLPTTYDFHNYMLRSMDEEFRDIVGVSVLLWVYAICCIFLNFHGSNFYFWLSFVPAVLILIIGTKLHRVVVKLAVEIINRCPDMKPNQFNLRDELFWFGKPRFLLRLIQLISFLVSIIVLPFSFFIADTLNFLIPVVIFQNAFEMATFLWSLWEIKDPSCFMNNRTFIVIRLSFGVISQVWCSFITFPLYVIITQMGSRFKKTVVSENVRKSLSKWQRRVKGRQSYSSALLTATSPTSISSFIYGNDRASISEEGSSSGTKDICLSYLDHESRTQANASFPSYENDHNDQDSHDIIHHSSPPPLS
- the LOC137810953 gene encoding MLO-like protein 4 isoform X3, producing the protein MGKENGEGRSLAETPTYAVATVIAVLVSLSFLFQGTLKKLVKWLDRTKRKSLLSALEKIKEELMLFGLLSLLMGHWIIFVAKICVKSSVLSSRFFPCALEKNSVKDVVWLSSEYSNRTVVKGQVNNGLRNYCPEGRESLASYESLEQLHRFVFVLGITHVTYSFLAVALALIKSIFRYIAGEHGKTKQRLLLYKAFKLCFSRQFWSSIHRADYMALRLGFITNHDLPTTYDFHNYMLRSMDEEFRDIVGVSVLLWVYAICCIFLNFHGSNFYFWLSFVPAVLILIIGTKLHRVVVKLAVEIINRCPDMKPNQFNLRDELFWFGKPRFLLRLIQLISFLVSIIVLPFSFFIADTLNFLIPVVIFQNAFEMATFLWSLWEIKDPSCFMNNRTFIVIRLSFGVISQVWCSFITFPLYVIITQMGSRFKKTVVSENVRKSLSKWQRRVKGRQSYSSALLTATSPTSISSFIYGNDRASISEEGSSSGTKDICLSYLDHESRTQANASFPSYENDHNDQDSHDIIHHSSPPPLS